In the genome of Lactuca sativa cultivar Salinas chromosome 3, Lsat_Salinas_v11, whole genome shotgun sequence, the window GAGCATGAGAGTATCCTAAGAAACAGGGAAAATACAGAGTCTGGACTTACATGGAAAGAATATAAGTCGATGACGTTCACGTTTCAGCTTATAAACGAAACAGTGCGTCTGGCTAACATAGTTCCAGGGGTATTCAGAAAAGCACTTAAAGATATCAAGTTCAAAGGTACACATTCGGACGATCGATCTACTCATCTTATTAacggttttaaaatttaaataaaaaactttGTGAATGCGTGTttttaaaatgacattttttgatACATGCAGACTATACAATTCCCGCTGGTTGGGCAGTAATGGTATGTCCTCCAGCCGTCCACTTAAACCCGGACAATTATAAAGATCCGCTGGAATTCAATCCATGGAGATGGGAGGTATGCGTATGCCATTTGCCATGAGTCTTACTTTTCAATCATGCATGCTGAAATTAAATAgataaaaaagaaaaatgttatATTTAATCATGTATTGCCAAACAGAGGATGGATCAGAAAGGTGCATCAAAGAACTTTATGGCTTTTGGTGGTGGCATGAGGTTTTGTGTTGGAACTGATTTCACTAAACTACAGATGGCTGTGTTTCTTCACTGCTTAGTCACCAAATACAGGTAAAAACTCATCATACATGTTgtgtgtatgagagagagagagagagagagagagagagagagggacatGTGAACTAACATGAAAATTTGGCAGGTGGCGACTTGTGGGAGGAGGAGAAATTGTACGAACGCCTGGTTTACAGTTTCCAAATGGGTTTCATGTTGAGATCACAGAGAAAGATGATACTGATACTAATCCAAGACAATAGGATCCCTGTTGTAAAACAATCACCAACTTCCTGAAAATGTATGTGAGTAAGCTGAGGAAAATTTTGCTCAGGGGCATGTCAAGCACAATGCTTAGAAAATGTATAAGTTTACAGAAGCAAGAAATGAAAAATGTACAATGTTCTAACACTTGTAATATACAAATTTTTTACTCAAATCCTTAATTAAAAGAGCCAAAAAGCAAACGCGTAAATTCACTACAACAAACAAGAAAGAGTTGATTCATGGTATCGAATTCCTTCTCttatgcttatggtgtttgtcTTTGTCTTTGTCATGCCTTGAAACATGTTTGTCCTTATGATGTTCCTTGAGTACCTCATCACCATGTCTGTGCTTTTCTTTCTTAACATGGTGAAGATGATCATGGTCAAAACGATTGTGGCTgtgttggtgttggtgttggtgttCCGGATATTTGATTTTTCCCTTTTTATGAGCATGAGCATGAGCCTTATGATGTTTTGGATCCTTCTCTTTCTTATGATGTTTCTTATAATGGAGTTGCAAGTTTCTAATATGTTGGGCTTTTCGGTCATCATCCCAAAAATGGTCTTCCCACCAGTCATACACAGGATCAAAAACTCCATTCTCGTGTAGAAGCCACAGTAGGACAATCACTGCAACTCAAGAAAAATAAACTTGAATATTTACTCAAAATTAATTCCCAATAAAGTCAAAAGCCTACCTGTAGGGAAGATTGCAAAAACCGAACCAAACATCAACACCCATTTCAtacagagataatggatatggcaCTGAAAGTCAAAAAGCCCAGAGCATTTTGCACTGCCAacatagattaaaaaaaaaaaaaagcatcaaCTGTTACTGAATGATCCTGGTTTCTCATTTTAAGTAAATATTCAATTGGTAGAAGAGAAATATAACCTGCAAGCTTTTCCAGTGATAAATTCAATCATACTATGCCAAAGCTTGAAAAACATATCCTCAATAGATTCAAAGAAACCTTGTAAACCATGCTTTGGTGGTTCCCATGGAATCTGGAAGATAAAAAATATTGTGAAACCAAACCAAATCCTTGATTTATCAATAATTTAATTTGGCATACCACTGATCCATTGTCCAGAATTGTGGCTGTTGTTGTAAACTGGCACTCTGCTCTATCAGCTTCTTGAAAATCAGAATCCTTCAGTATAGCTGCTTGCGCAATATAGATAAGATTGTGTTTTAATTTTTAAGTAAGCAATGCatgattttatgaaaagaaataCTATGTTGAGAAAAATGACGAACCCGTCCCTACCTGAACATGCATACCTTGCAGCCTGATCAGACATCGGGTACACCTTAAAAGATCTGGTTGCCATTTCTTTTGGCttcaaaatgaaaaattgttcctgcataaaacaaaaataacattgAAAATCATTTACTTTACCAATATTTCATTTCATATTACAAAATAAATGGCTTATTATACCTCCATCTGGCTGATACCTATGGAACAATCAAACTGCAAAGATTGAAAGAGTAAAAGGTAAAAACATAAAATTATTATTAAGTTGGattaatcatataaataaaaTGTTTCCTGGAATACCGTTAAGCTATACGATGCTTCCACTTCACCAATATTTCTAGCTGTGATTGTGGCAGTCCCGAACTGTGTAAGAGCTTCAAAATTTGGGATTGTGATTCTTTCAATTTTTCCAGGGCTCCTACAAACAATATACAGTAAaaacaaagatatatatatatatatatatatatatatatatatatatatatatatatatatatatatatatatgtgcatTTAACAAGAGTTGGTATCGACCTTTGGTACACAAATTCTATGTCATCAGCACTAAGTTCTATCAAAAGGTTTGAATTAAGAACTTCAGTGATCCCAATTGAGAATGATTGGCTTCCTGCATTCTGCAtcaataatacaaaacatgagaGGGAATTATTTTATTATAGAAATTTAAAAACATTGAAACCATACTGGATGTTGATTGATTCTTTCAAATCTCCCTTGCACACCATAAAGAGGAACCAGGTTCCGTTGGATTCTGTTCTGGTCAGCctgtgacaaaaaaaaaattaagtcaaGAAATAGAGTATGATTATATTTGTATATAATGAATCTAAAAACATTAATGAAGGGATTCAGGGAAGATTAATATTTTATATACTCACTTCCCAAAAGTTCCACAATTGATTTTGCAGACAAGCCCAAAAAGGAGCAGAACAGAAATTTGGCTGGTTATTAAAAGCATCATAACCGACACCAATTTTATTACATTCATTTCCATCTAATGTGAATCTGACTCTCTCAAGAAGCATCCACATAGAAATGTTCCTTCCTAAATCTTGTGGTTGACCTGGGCTACCCTTGATCAACAATTAAAAACAAACACATAAAATGATCAACAAGTAACATAAGCTTTTATTTTACATGCATTATATTTATACCTGTCTTGGAACAACAAGAAAGAAATTCTCAAAAGAAGGTACATCATTGTATCCAACATAGTCCCCAATTAAATTCACCCTCAAAAAGTTATCACTTGACAGGGCTGTTCTATTCCCAGGACTGATAACTAATTCCTGTTAGAACAGAGTAAGGTGTGAGACATACAAAATCATCCCTACACATAGTTAAGTTATGTGGTGAAGGAAACCAGACACATACAGAGACTTTAGACCCTGTTTTGACTTTAACCCTTATGGTGAATCCTATTGAATGCTGCCCAATTCCAAACACATGGAACCTAACAAGACACCAGAAACTAGTATGAAAGAAACAGCATATGCAAAATATCAGAAGAATCAGTAGAAAGTAGAAAAAGATGTGAAAAAGAATATCAGAGTCCATACCAATCACCTGGAAAACGAAGGCAGTGTGCAGTGTTGGCCTTCCCTTTGGTCAACTTATCAACTgttacaataaataaataaataaagatatgatatgatattagcAGTAACATACAGATACAGTGAGAATTCACAGTAATTAGATTGACAGGACTTACAAAAATTTCCACATGATGAAGGCACCCTCCGGTGACCCCCACAAGGACAACAAATTGGCTATCCGATGATTCCGAAAATAAGAATAAAAGAAGATGAAGTTTAGATCAGAAATGATGTCTCGGAAGATATATGATGCTCATGCATGTTCCTAAAAAAAGAGGATATTCCCAATATATTACCCGGGTGTTCTCAATGACATGTCCTTGCTCATCTACTAACCTGAGTCACACATTAACCGGTCAAATTTCAAGTCAATTGTACATATACTTGAGCTATAACATGAAAAGAATACAGTGCTAAATTGCCAAAAGAgaacacatacatacatgcacAAAAGTGAGTGCCTCTATCCAAGTATGGACTTAAAACCTAAAAGATGAAGGTCAAACATTGTACTACTTACGTCTCACACATGCCCACAACATTAGCACCAGCATAACGACTACACTTGCGTGTCTTAAAAGACAGCTCTAGAGGTTTATAAGGAACATCCTGCAAATAGAACGTGATTCAGATTTTAGACATAAAAGGTCGAGAAATTCAGAAGGAaggggttttcaaaatttaaggAATGTTATCAATTGCCAGCTGATCTCCATCAAATTGAAAGCTGATTAAAGCAGTTTATCCCATCCTGAACATTCTGGAGTTTtgctaatctctctctctctctctctctctgatgaTATTGGTATACATATAATAGTATATAATGACACTCGTATGAATTAATTTAATAGTTGCATTGAGGTATAAATTCATGGATTTGGGGATAGTGCATATTTTATAGACACCAACGTCTCAGTTTGACCCACACAAATTGAAGCTTAAGAGCATGACCTGATACAAGCTCTAATAAGCTCTGTAAACCTAGATTGAGCCTGGAAAAAGAGAAAACAAATTGTTGCTGCAGAAGAGAGTTTGTATACTTAGGACCTTATTTTCAGGGAATACAATTCTTATTGATCTTAAATGGTGAAGTGATTGCAAATATGAGGGGTTTCGCCTAGACAAGTAAACAGAGGGACATATTTTACACAATTCCTAATATGTACATGAACTGCAATCATGGCTATAACTATAATAATTTTATCACACCAAGTCACAATGAAAAAGAAGAATGTGCCTGTAGATACGACATGAAATAAAGTAACATGAACTCGATTCAATGAAAAAGAAACCCTACGCTAACCCGAAGCAACTTCTGAAATACATACTCTAATGTACGTCAAGTGATATTGCGCATAGGCGGCAGACTTATTGACAGTGATCACCGGCGGTTCTCGAACAGTTCTCATGTTATCAGTCGATTtttcctccacctccaccacttCGGCCACAATCGATGCTTCGTTGCCGCTCTAAAACAAAGGAAAACAAAAATCAAGCATTAATCGGCCTGAAAGACGCACCACACAGATCGAATCACCCACAGGAACACTTACTGCTTCACTAGGAACAGCCAAATTAATGACGATTTTTTTGGTGCAGTTAAGAGGAGCATTTTCAGAAACCTTTTCGCATTTTTCAAGCTTCGACTTCGAGAGGAGTTGGACGCCGCCATTGACGAGATGATAAGAGATTAATAGAAAGAAGACGGCGATCGTTATGCAAGGTCTCATTTCGGTGAATATGAGTGTGAAGTGTGCGCAACCCTTCTGGGAATGAAGGAGATAAAGTGGGGCTGCTATGGCGGGTGTAACTGCCTCTGCTTTAAGCAGTTGAGATTTTCGAAAATCAGAGCGCCAGTCCACCGATcagtgaaaataataatttacgTCAAAACGTTTCTGGGTATTAACTTTTGATTCTTTACTTCGATATCATATCATATCgtataaaaataataatgaaaatatcattggtttttaataaataaaaggaaaatcTCCATAAAATCTTAATATTTACGGAAAATTACATTTTAGTCATAAGATTTTTTTTGATAGAAAAAATCCTGAAAACCGGGAAAAATTTACAGTTTGACCATTTATGACCAGTTGAAACAGGTatcaaattaatttttgactatTTCGTAAATTAACCttaaatattgagacttttctataaataaatatgatttttctataaacaaaTATATTATGACTTTTCAGTAAACaaaacccttattattattattattattattattattattattattattattattattaaaaatataaataagattactattttttgaacttgtattattaatattgttaataaaacatataaatgcatttaaatgaaaaaataatgacattgtttaagggtagaggtggaagagatgatgatgcttttagcattgaaatcatgaacatttgtttgtatatttttactttgtatatggtaatatcacatttgttattattgtttttcaattcagaatattaatacttaacaatttaaaagaaattgcatatttgtaaaattgtttataaatagtttaaggtATAAGGATTTCTCACTTTGAGGCTAAAATGTAATTTTTCCATAAATATTGGGATTTTTCTAACAATTTCCTTAAATAAAACTAAAACATAAGTAATAAAATCATGCATCAATGCTTATATTATAGATGTCCCTTTTgttaactcaaaagttttctttttTCATAAGTacacaaattttattttattttatgattttaccGTCAAACACGTATAGGGCCGGTCCAAACGTATATGGGGATTGGGGTGAAAAGAAAAATGGCCGCTCAAAGACATatataataaagattaaaaaaaacattatttatttttCGGTATAGACATGTTCAATTAGAAATAACAAGCAAGCCAAATTTTTTATCTTTTGAACTAAtttgagtttgaaccaactttacgccctaaaaatcatttaggtaataatttttttatacatatacACTACATAGCCCATAAATTTTGGGCCCCCTGGAGACGTAGGCCCTGGGCGGTCACCTGGGTTGCCCACCGTCTAGACCGACCCTGAACACGTAGCAATCAATTGAAAATACTTTAGTCATTTATCATGTCTGATGATTATTTGGATGACCTTCATATGTTTATCCTAAAATTCCCTTAACAGAACCCTTGCAAATATCACATAAAATGTAATTTACCTTTGAACAAATtattgaaatcgtccctatggtttggttaaatttgcgtgtttggtctttaatttttgttttgcatTCGAACTATCCCTATTGTTTTATTTGGTTGCGTTTTTCATCCCTTACAGTCATGAAAAGACTATATTCGTCCTTCCCCCAAGATGAAAAGACTATATTACCTTTCGtattctttttttttcattttattatttattaattaaagaaAAATAATTAAGTGATTTGTAGATATGTGGGACCCACTCATACTCCTACTTGCACCACAGCCACAACAAGCCTACGACAACCACCAAAGGCCACTGAAAACCACCACCAGCTACTGAAAGCCACCATCCACCACCAGTAACCACCACCAAGCGATGCCAACATCACTAGCATCCACCGATTTTAGCTCTAATACAGACCACataatcaatttcattaattcacaCTCAAACATCAAATCCTGAAAATCAAACTTGAACATAGAAATCAGAACCATAACAAGATCAAATTCTGAAATCACAAACCTAACCAAAGTCAAATAccagtatcccaaaatcaaaacCTAAACTGAAATGAAATCCAATATGGAATCAAAACCCAAAAGCAAAACTTAATATGGATCTGGTA includes:
- the LOC111920796 gene encoding protein HAPLESS 2, producing the protein MRPCITIAVFFLLISYHLVNGGVQLLSKSKLEKCEKVSENAPLNCTKKIVINLAVPSEASGNEASIVAEVVEVEEKSTDNMRTVREPPVITVNKSAAYAQYHLTYIRDVPYKPLELSFKTRKCSRYAGANVVGMCETLVDEQGHVIENTRPICCPCGGHRRVPSSCGNFFDKLTKGKANTAHCLRFPGDWFHVFGIGQHSIGFTIRVKVKTGSKVSELVISPGNRTALSSDNFLRVNLIGDYVGYNDVPSFENFFLVVPRQGSPGQPQDLGRNISMWMLLERVRFTLDGNECNKIGVGYDAFNNQPNFCSAPFWACLQNQLWNFWEADQNRIQRNLVPLYGVQGRFERINQHPNAGSQSFSIGITEVLNSNLLIELSADDIEFVYQRSPGKIERITIPNFEALTQFGTATITARNIGEVEASYSLTFDCSIGISQMEEQFFILKPKEMATRSFKVYPMSDQAARYACSAILKDSDFQEADRAECQFTTTATILDNGSVIPWEPPKHGLQGFFESIEDMFFKLWHSMIEFITGKACSAKCSGLFDFQCHIHYLCMKWVLMFGSVFAIFPTVIVLLWLLHENGVFDPVYDWWEDHFWDDDRKAQHIRNLQLHYKKHHKKEKDPKHHKAHAHAHKKGKIKYPEHQHQHQHSHNRFDHDHLHHVKKEKHRHGDEVLKEHHKDKHVSRHDKDKDKHHKHKRRNSIP